Sequence from the Mesorhizobium sp. PAMC28654 genome:
GGCGGCGCGGGGCTAGCGCGCGCGGCGGTGGAAGGCTGATGGAAGACATTACGGTCCTGCGCCACATCTGATGTTGCAATATGTGGCAGGCCGGGAGCCAAGAGGCAATCAGTTGCATCTATGGCCGTATGGATGACCTAACGCTGAGCCGACATCGGCAGCATCCAGCACGGCCTGGTCAACGCCATTGACGTATACAGTTACTCAAAAACCGGCGCCCCCGACAATTCGCCGGAGGGCGCCGTGCGATCATAACCGGCCTGCGTCAGCCGTTCGGATAGTAGCCGCCATCGGAGCCGTCGCCTATGTAGAAGCCACCGCCGGTATCGAGCCGCAACTGCTGATCCAGATCCTCAACCTGGCCGAGCAAATCCCGATATTCGCCATTTCCCATGGTCGAGCGATGGATGCTGTCGGCCTGTACCATCAGTTCATGCTCCTGCTCTGGCGTGATTGCCTTCGCATCTCTTGCCTCGACAATTCCCTGCTTTACACCATCCAACTGGTTCAGGATCGCCCTTCCCTCAACCGAAATCGCCTGCGGTTCGACCCTATGGCGGTGCACGGCGTAGGCACTCGATAGTGGCACCACCGCCAGAAGCGATGCGATTGCTATGATCCTTGGTGTGAACGTGCGCATGGTCATGCTCCTCTTCTCCTGGAAAGCTGTGTGGGCATCACTTTCCGAACACGGACCGTCTGCTCCCGTCGCGTCGCGATGATCCTCTCATCGCCGGCGGTTCATGGTCCGCGGAATTCATATGGGGCGGCTGCAACCCATGGCACGGCATGGAACGGAAACGTGACAGAGTGTTGATCACGCAAACGGAAGTTCAGGCTTGGTCACGCTATTGTATAGGCCAAGTGGAGGAGCCGGACGCCATTTCCAAAGCGTTTCCGACAAAGGTTGTGACGCCGGCTTGCTCCGACCTTCACCAGTGCAGCGCACATAACGGTATTCCGCGTCTAGAACAATTACAGGAAAAGTGCGTAGCGGTTTTCCGTCAGGAATTGCGATAAACAAAGAGACAGAGCGGTTCTGCGTTTCCGTCAAACGATGACCCACATCTAGATGGCGTAGTCATCGCCAATGACGGCAGGGCGTGTGGCAACAGCGGTTTGCGGCGCGGCCGTGGTCGCGGCTGGGCGACCCCGGGCCTTCGATATCCAAAGCGAGAAGCGGTCCAGATAAAGGTAGACCACCGGCGTGGTGAACAGGGTCAGCGCCTGGCTGACGGCCAGACCGCCGAACATGGCGGAGCCAAGCGGCTGGCGCAGTTCGGATCCCGTTCCATGACCAAGCATCAGCGGAACCGCGCCGAGCATGGTTGCCATGGTCGTCATCATGATCGGCCGAAAGCGGATCAGCGCGGCCCTGCGAATGGCCTCCTCGCTCGACAGGCCATCGCGTCGTTCGCCCTCGATGGCGAAATCGACCATCATGATACCGTTCTTCTTGACGATGCCGATCAACAGGATGACGGCGATCAAGGCGATCAGGCTGAAATCGTAGCCCAGCAGCATCAGGGTCGCCACGGCGCCGATGCCGGCGGATGGCAGGGTGGACAGGATGGTCAGCGGGTGGATGTAGCTTTCATAGAGAATGCCGAGGATCAGATACACTGTCACGAGTGCCCCCAGCAGCAGCAGCGGGATGGAGCTGAGCGATTGCTGGAAAGCCTGGGCCGTGCCTTCGAAACTGGTGTTGATGGTCGGCGGCAGGTGCATATCCTTCAGCGCCTGTGTGACTGTGTTCGTCGCATCGCCGATCGAGGTTCCCGGCGTCAGGTTGAAACTGAGCGTGACCGATGGAAATTGGCTCTCGTGGCTGATCTGAAGCGGCTGGACCGGCACGGTTGTCCAGTGGGCAAGGACCGAAAGGGGCACATCTGCGCCGCTCGCCGACTTCACATAGAGCTTGTTCAGAGTGCTGATGTCGCCCTGGAGCGAGGGCAGAACCTCCATGATGATGTCATAGCTTGAAAGCTGAGTGAAGTACTGGGCGATCTGGCGTTGGCCGAAGGCATCATCGAGCGTGCTGTCGACCACGCTTGGCTGGATGCCGTAACGCTCCGCCTGGGCACGATCGATCGTCAGCGTCAGCGTGGCGCCGTTCGTCTGCTGGTCCGAGGCGACGTCCGCGAGGCCCGGCAATGTCTCGAGCTTCGCCAGTACCTTGGGCGACCAGCTGTTCAGCGTGGCTATGTCGGGGCTGGTCAGGCTCATCTGGTACTGGGTGCGTGACAGGCGGCCGCCGACGCGCACATCCTGCGCGGCCTGAAGGAACAGGTGCGCGCCCTCGACCGTGGCCAGTTTGGGCTGGAGGCGACGGATGATCTGGTCGGCTGTCGACTGCCGTTGATCGCGCGGTTTGAGCGTGATGAAGACGCGCCCGCTGTTCAAGGGGTTGCCGACACCGCCAATGGCCATGGCGACGCTGGCGACGTCGGGATCCGCCTGCACGATGTCGCCCAGCGCACGCTGGCGTCCGAGCATCTTGGCGAATGAAATGTCTTGCGCCGCTTCGGACTGGCCGGTGATAAGGCCTGTATCCTGCTGCGGAAAGAAACCTTTCGGTATCCAGATGAAGAGGAAGACGGACAGCACCACCGAAGCGATGAAGATGCACAAGGTGACCAGCCGGAAATGCAGGGCGAGATCAAGCATCCGTTCGTACCCCTTCGCAAGCGCATCGAATCCGCGCTCGCTCCAGTTGTAGATCGTGCCGTGCTTGACGGAACGCTCGCTGTGCAGGAAGCGCGATGCCAGCATCGGGATCAGCGTCAGCGAGACGAAGGCCGAAACGACGATCGTCATGGCAAGCGTCAGCGAGAACTCGCGGAACAGACGGCCGATGATGCCACCCATCAACAGGAGCGGCAGCAGGACGGCGATCAGTGACAGGCTGATCGAAAGGATGGTGAACCCTATTTCCCCGGCGCCCGTCATTGCCGCTTCAAGGGCACCCATCCCATCGTCGATATGCCGCTGGATGTTCTCCAGCACGACGATCGCATCATCGACGACGAAGCCGACGGCGATGGTCAAGGCCATGAGCGAGAGGTTGTCGAGGGTGAAGCCGGCGATCCACATCATCGCGCAGGCCCCGAACAAAGCGAGCGGCACCGTCAGGCTTGGAATTGCGGTCGCGCGGACGCTGCGCAGGAACAAGAAGATGACACCGATGACGAGGACGATGGTGATCAGCAGCGTGTTGCGCACATCGCTGACCGCGGCACGAATGGTCTGTGTCCGATCGCTTAGAACGCCGATCTTGATGCCGGGCGACATGGTTGCCGTGAGACGCGGCAACTGCGCATTGATGCGATCGACCGTCTCGATGACGTTGGCGCCGGGCTGCTTGAAGATGATGAGGAAGATGCCGCGCTTGCCATTGGCCCAGGCGGCCTGCTTGCTGTCTTGTGCAGCACTCACGGCATTGCCGATATCCCTCACATAGAGCGGCGACCCGTTCTGATACGTGACGATGACATCATTCCATTTCGTCACCTGGATAAGCTGGTCGTTGGTGTAGATCGTATAGCTGCGCGTCGTCCCGTCGATGCTGCCGGTGGGGCTGTTGGCCGTGACACCGTTCAACTGGCTGCGGACGTCCTCGAGCGTCAGCCCCTTGGACACCAGCTTGGCCGGATCCAGCTGGACGCGGATCGAGGGTTTCTGCTGTCCGCCATAGAGCACTTGCGCGACGCCCGGAAGCTGGCTCAGCTGCTGCCCGAGCTTCGTCTCCACCTCGTCGTCGACCGCCGTCAGCGGCAATGTGTCCGATGTGGCCGACAGCAGCAGGATGGGCGAATCCGCGGGATTGACCTTGCGATAGGTCGGCGGGGTCGGCAGGTTGGCCGGCAACTGGCCGCTGGCGGAATTGATCGCGGCCTGCACGTCATTGGCGGCGCCGTCGATGTTGCGGTTGAGGTCGAACTGAAGTGTTATCTGCGACGAGCCGAGCGAATTCAGCGACGTCATTTCGGATATGCCGGATATCTGCGCGAAGGCGCTCTCGAGCGGCTGGGCGACGGACGAAGCCATCGTGGTGGGGCTCGCGCCCGGAAACTGCACGGACACCTGGATGGTTGGAAAATCCACCTGCGGCAACGGCGCGACAGGCAATAGCGGATAGGCCGCTATGCCAATCAGCAGAATGGCGACCATCAGCAGCGATGTCGCCACCGGATGCTTGATGAAGGGAGACGATAGACCGCCGTCAGCAGCCATGTCATCTGCTCATTTCTGCGCTTGAGCGCTTTGGGCGCCACCGACGGGCGGAATGGACGAGGTTTGCGCGCCGTCCGTCCCGGTCGCCGCCGGCGGCTGTGCGGGTGTCGCGGGTGTCGCGGGATTGCTGGTCGCGTCGAGCAGAGCGCCGGGCTGGACACCATAGGCGCCGTCGGTCACGGCCTTCTCGCCAGGCTTGATGCCGTCGCTCACGACGGCCTGGCCGCTGCCGGTCTGCGCCACCTTGATCGGCCGCATCTGCGCCTTGCCGTCGTCTCCCGCAATATAGGCGAACAATCCGTCAGGGCCGTGCTGCACGGCATCCTCGGATATCAGCGTCACGTCCTTCAGCGTATCCAACAGCAACCTGACCGTGACCGACTGCCCCGGCCAAAGCGCATTGTCCTCATTGGGAAATGTCGCCTTGAGGCTGATCGTACCGGTCGCGGCGTCGACCTGATTGTTGGTGTAGGAAAGCGTGCCCCTGGACAATACCGTGTGTCCATCTTCCGCCATGGCCAGCACAGGCGCGCGGCCGGTGTCGAGCGCCTTGCCAACAGCCGGAATCTCGTCCTGGGCCACCGGAAAGACGACGCTGATCGGCTGAACCTGCTGGACGCTGACGATGCCGCCGGTCGAGCTCGGCTGGACCAGGTTGCCCTCATCCACGAGCCGGAATCCGGCCCTGCCCGTCACCGGCGAAACGATGCGACAAAAGGCCAGGTTTATCTGGGCCACTTGTACCGACGCCTCGTCGGCCGCCACCGAGCCCTGGTCCTGGGCGACCAGGGCCGCCTGCGTGTCCAGCGTCTGTTGCGGCACCGCCTTCTGCTGGACCAGAACCGTGTCGCGGTTCAGATCCATCTGCGCGTCTTTCAATGATGCCTGATCGCGCGCCAGTTGACCGTTGGCCTGGGCAAGGGCGGCTTCGTAGGGTCGCGGATCGATCTGCGCGAGCAGATCGCCCTTGTTCACCATGTGTCCCTGGGTGAACCCGATCTTGGTGATCTGGCCGGTGACCTGCGCCCGCACGGTAACGGTGTTTTGCGCCTGCACCGTGCCAAGCTCGTCGAGGTAAACAGGAAAATCGCCCTGCTTCGCGGCCGACAAAGTCACGGGCACACCCTTGTTCTGGACAAGGGGCTTTGCCGCGGTCTGGCTCGAGCCGCGAAGCTTGTTCGCCATGTAGGCCAGATAATCCCGTTCGATCCAGGCGCCGCCGGCAAGCGCGACGAGCGCCAGGCCCATCACCACGCGCCTCTTACCCTTCGACGTCTGGCCCTTCGATCTCTGGGGACGCGGAGCATCGGACATGGCGAATGTTTCCTGGGTTCGACGGCGTGCATCGCGCGTCGAGCTACAAACCAGAATGTCCTATATCGACGAATGTTCGACCGTTGGCGGCCTGCACGATACTTTGATCATCGAGTGATCAAGCATTGCCACGGCGGCGGAGAGCGCCGTGGCAATGATCAGGTAGTGGTTGCCGGCACTCGCGACGGCACCGTGGAGGTCGGCGATACCAGATATCGCCTGGCTGTTTTGTTAGCGGCGCTGCCGTCTTCTGCCTGGCGTCAGTCAACCCCGACCGCGACCACGGCCGCGCAGTCGCCGGCCTTGACCAGGCCGGGAAAATGCCGCGCCGCCAGCATGCCCGACATTTTTGCTCTGATCTCCTGCGGAGCGATGCCGGTGCGGCCGGTAGAATGGATGCGGGCCAGCACCGCGCCCTTCTCGACGGGCTCACCGAGATCGACCATGGTTTCGATCATGCCGTCGTCCTCGGCAAAGGAGAAGCAGTCGCCGGATGGCATGTCGAGCCATTGCGTGGGAGTCTTCTCGACCGCACCATCAACAATGCCGGCATGGCGCAGCACATTGAGGATGCCGCGCCGCGCGATCCCAACGGTTTGCGCTCGCGAAGTGCCGCCGCCACCAAGCTCCGTGCTGACGAACACCTTGCCCATTTCCTCCGCCGCCGTGTCGTACATGCCGACGGCGTCGATCTCTATCATTCGCATCGAGAACGGTGCGGCAAAGGCCGCAACCGCATCGAAAGCTTTCTGCTCCAACGCCTTGTCGGGCAGAGTATGCGCGGCGCAGAACGGCACGAAGTCCAGCGTCCTGCCGCCGGAATGGAAGTCGAACACGATGTCCGCGCGCGGCAGCAGCTCCCGCTGGAAATAATCGGCGATCTTCTCGGTCACCGTGCCGTCCGGCCGACCGGGGAAACTGCGGTTCATATTGCCCTTGTCGATCGGCGATGTCCGCGTCCCGGCGCGGAAGGCCGGATAGTTCATCGCCGGCACGATGATCACAGTGCCGCTGACGTGCCTGGGGTCGAGTGCACGGGTGAGATCGTAGAGGGCCAGCGGCCCCTCGTATTCGTCGCCATGATTGCCGCCGGTGAGCAGCGCCGCCGGCCCCTTGCCATTGCGGATGACACAGATCGGGATCATCACCGAGCCCCACGCTGAATCGTCGCGACTGTAGGGCAAGCGCAGGAAACCGTGTTGGACACCGTCGCGGTCGAAGTCGACGGTCGGCACGATCGGCGACGGGCGAAGACTGGACATCGGGATCAATCCTTCACGACCAGCTTGCGCGGCACGTTGGCCAGGCATTCTACACCGGTTTCGGTGATCAGGATGGATTCGGTGATTTCCAGCCCCATCGTTTCCAGCCACAGGCCAGTCATGAAATGGAAGGTCATGCCGGGCTTGAGTTCGGTGCGGTCGCCGGGGCGTAGGCTCATCGTGCGTTCGCCCCAGTCCGGCGGATAGGACAGGCCGATCGAATACCCCGTGCGGTTGTCCTTGACGATGCCGTATTTCTTCAGCACGGCGAAGAAGGCATTGGCGATGTCCTCGCAAGCGTTGCCGGGTTTGGCTGCCGCCAGGCCCGCCTCCATGCCTTCCAGCGTCGCCTTCTCGGCCTCGAGGAATTCCTGCGTCGGCTTGCCGAGGAAGACGGTGCGCGACAGCGGGCAGTGGTAGCGGTGATAGCAGCCGGCGATCTCGAAGAAGGTGCCCTCGCCGCGCTTCATCGGCTGGTCGTCCCAGGTCAGGTGCGGCGCCGAGGCATCCGCACCCGACGGCAGCAGTGGCACGATCGCCGGATAGTCACCGCCAATCTTGCCATCTGGGCCGTCAACGCCGCGCGTGCCGGCATCATAGATCTCGGCGACGAGATCACATTTGCGCATGCCGACTTCGATCTTGTCGACGATGCGCTGGTGCATGGCTTCGACGATGCGGGCGGCCTTGCGCATATAGTCGATCTCGGTCGGGCTCTTCACCGCACGCTGCCAGTTGACCAGGGCGGTGGCATCTATAAAGCGGGCATTGGGCAGGTGCTTCTGCAGCGAGGCGAAAGCAGCGGCAGAAAACCAGTAATTGTCCATCTCGACGCCGATGGTGAGCTTGCCCCAGCCGCGGTCGGCAAGCACGCTGGACAAGAAGTCCATCGGGTGACGCTCGGTCGACTGCACGTAGTGATCGGCATAGCCGACGATGTTGTCATGTGCGAGATAGGCGGTGCGCTTGGCGCCATTGGCGTCCTGGCCACGGCCGTACCAGACCGGCTCGCCTGATGGCGGCACGATGACCGCCTGATGCACGTAGAACGACCAGCCGTCATAGCCGGTCAGCCAGGCCATGTTGGAGGGGTCGCTGACGATCAGGAGATCGACGCCCTTGGCCTCCATGGCTTTCCGTGTCTTGGCGAGGCGATCCGCATATTCGCCGCGCGAGAATTTCAGGTTTGGTTGCATTGTTCTTGGTCCTCGTTTGTTGGGCTTCGCAGCCGGCATCAGCTTTCAAAGATGGTTCCGGCATTGGCGGCGCGAGCCCGGTCGCGGGCGAGCGTTGCAATCGCCGTGTCCTGAACGCCGGTACCGGTCAGGTCGGCAATGGTGATATCGCTGGCCGAACGCCTTCCACGACGTTCGCCGGCGATGATCTGGCCGAGTTCGGTCACATCGGTGTCTGCGCCCATCACGCCAGCCGAAATGGCATGGTGGAGTTCGCCAAGCCGCCGCGTCTGGCGCGCGCTGTCGGCGACATAGAGATCGGCCATGCGCAGGATGGCCGGCGCGATCTCGTTCTTGTGTTCGGCGTCCGAACCCATCGCGGTGATGTGCTGGCCGGCGGAGATGAAGCCGGCCTTGACCAGCGGCTCGCTCGACGGCGTGGTGGTGACGATGATGTCGGCGCCAGCGGCGGCCTTTGACGCGTCGGCTTCAGCGCGCACGACGATGCCGAGCTTTTCGCGCAAGGCGGCCGCTGTCGCCTCCGCCTTGGCAAGGTCGCGCGCCCAGATGCGTGCTTCTGCGATCGGACGCACCAGCATGAGCGCTTCGAGTTGCAGCCCGGCTTGCACGCCGGCGCCGAAGATCGCGGCGACGGACGAATCCGGCCGCGACAGATGTCTGGCCGCGACCGCACCGGCGGCGGCCGTACGGATGTCAGTGAGATAGCCATTGTCGAGCAGCAGCGCCTCGATCAGGCCCGTCTTCGACGACAGCAGCACCATCATGCCGTTGATGCTGGGCAGGCCGAGCTTCGGATTGTCGAAAAAGCCGGGACTGATCTTGATGGCAAAGCCGTCGATGCCAGGCACATAAGCGGTCTTCACATCGACCTCGCCGCGATGCTCGGGAATGTCGAGCCGCAGGATCGGCGGCATAGCCACCGGCAGGGTGGCGAGCGCGCGGAAGGCGTTTTCGACGCAAGCAACGGCGTCAAAGTCGAGCGGTATGATCTTGCGCAACTCGGCCTCGGTGAGGATTGTCATCCGGCTCATGCGATGCGCTCCGCGATTGCCTCGCCGCAGACGATCTGGCGGTGCACATTCATGTCGATGTTTCGTCCGGAGATCAGCACAACCACGGGTCCGCTCACCTTGACCTTGCCGGCAAGCAACGCGGCGATGCCGACGGCACCGGCGCCTTCGACGATCTCGCGCTCCTGCGCATAGGCGTGACGGATGCCAGCAGCGATCTCGTCTTCGCCAAGCAGGATGACATCGTCGAGCAGGTCGCGGCACATGGCAAAGGTCAGCCGGTTGTCGAGGCCGATGCCGCCACCAAGCGAATCCGCCAGCGTCGGCAATTCGTCCACCAGCACCGGACGACCGGCATCGAGGCTCGCCTTCATCGCCGCACCGCGCGCCATTGAAACCCCGATAATTCTTGTTCTGGGGCTGACGCCTTTGACGGCAGCGGCAATGCCCGAGGCAAGGCCACCACCGGACAGCGGCACCAGAACCAGAGCGGCCTCCCGGACCTGCTCGATGATCTCCAGCCCGAGTGTGCCTTGCCCGGCGATGACCGCCGGATGGTCGAAGGGCGGCAGCATCACCAACCCCTCTTGCGCCACCAGCCGCTCGACCTCTTGCTGCGCATCATCCTGGCTGTTACCGACAATGCGGATTTCAGCGCCCAGACGGCGGATCTCATCGAGCTTGTTGCCGGGCACCAGACGCGACATGGAGATCACCGCGCGCATGCCCTCAAGCTTCGCCGCATGGGCGAGCGCACGGCCATGATTGCCGGTCGAGGCCGCGACCACGCCGCGCGCTTTCTCCTCGTTGCTGAACATGGCGATGGCATTCGAAGCCCCACGCAGCTTGAAGCTACCGGTGGTCTGGCGGTGTTCGAACTTGAGATAAACCGGGACGCCGAATTGTTCCGAGAGGCTGTGAGACAAGACGATTGGTGTCCGCTCGATCTTGTTGGCGATCCGTTCACGGGCGGCACGGATGTGCTGAAGGGTTATGGAGTGTATCGACATGGCGTCGGCGCTGCCCCTCACCTGCCTGCCGGCATCCTCTCCCCGTCAACGGGGAGAGGGACGCTTTCATCGGCGATTTCGCCAATCACCGGCGTTCCAGGATGAGCACCGAGTTTGCGGACAGCCTTCTTCTCCCCGTTCACGGGGAGAAGGTGCCGGCAGGCGGATGAGGGGCAGCGCCGACCCATCAGGCCAAGCCCCTGTGCGAAGAAATTTGCGGCAGTGCCAGCGTCATCAGACGGCCAAACTCGGGACGCGGCGTCTCATCGCCACAAAGGCGCAAGCAGTTCCACGCAGTTGCCTGGTTGCTGGTCACGACAGGGCGACCGATCGCATCCTCAATGCCCATAACCGCGAGCGCCCCACGCAACGCCGTGCAGGATACGAACAATGCTTCAGCACTCGCGTCAGTCGCCTCACGCGCCAGATCGACAAGCGCGGCCGGCGGAATGCGGGCCATCTCGCGGTCATCCTCGAAGCCGAGGCAGGTGAAGCTCTCGATCTCGAAACCACGCGCCGCGAAATAGTCAGTCATCGGCCGGCTGGTCTCGACCGTGTAGGGCGTGAGGATGCTGATCC
This genomic interval carries:
- a CDS encoding efflux RND transporter permease subunit; translated protein: MAADGGLSSPFIKHPVATSLLMVAILLIGIAAYPLLPVAPLPQVDFPTIQVSVQFPGASPTTMASSVAQPLESAFAQISGISEMTSLNSLGSSQITLQFDLNRNIDGAANDVQAAINSASGQLPANLPTPPTYRKVNPADSPILLLSATSDTLPLTAVDDEVETKLGQQLSQLPGVAQVLYGGQQKPSIRVQLDPAKLVSKGLTLEDVRSQLNGVTANSPTGSIDGTTRSYTIYTNDQLIQVTKWNDVIVTYQNGSPLYVRDIGNAVSAAQDSKQAAWANGKRGIFLIIFKQPGANVIETVDRINAQLPRLTATMSPGIKIGVLSDRTQTIRAAVSDVRNTLLITIVLVIGVIFLFLRSVRATAIPSLTVPLALFGACAMMWIAGFTLDNLSLMALTIAVGFVVDDAIVVLENIQRHIDDGMGALEAAMTGAGEIGFTILSISLSLIAVLLPLLLMGGIIGRLFREFSLTLAMTIVVSAFVSLTLIPMLASRFLHSERSVKHGTIYNWSERGFDALAKGYERMLDLALHFRLVTLCIFIASVVLSVFLFIWIPKGFFPQQDTGLITGQSEAAQDISFAKMLGRQRALGDIVQADPDVASVAMAIGGVGNPLNSGRVFITLKPRDQRQSTADQIIRRLQPKLATVEGAHLFLQAAQDVRVGGRLSRTQYQMSLTSPDIATLNSWSPKVLAKLETLPGLADVASDQQTNGATLTLTIDRAQAERYGIQPSVVDSTLDDAFGQRQIAQYFTQLSSYDIIMEVLPSLQGDISTLNKLYVKSASGADVPLSVLAHWTTVPVQPLQISHESQFPSVTLSFNLTPGTSIGDATNTVTQALKDMHLPPTINTSFEGTAQAFQQSLSSIPLLLLGALVTVYLILGILYESYIHPLTILSTLPSAGIGAVATLMLLGYDFSLIALIAVILLIGIVKKNGIMMVDFAIEGERRDGLSSEEAIRRAALIRFRPIMMTTMATMLGAVPLMLGHGTGSELRQPLGSAMFGGLAVSQALTLFTTPVVYLYLDRFSLWISKARGRPAATTAAPQTAVATRPAVIGDDYAI
- a CDS encoding efflux RND transporter periplasmic adaptor subunit, which gives rise to MSDAPRPQRSKGQTSKGKRRVVMGLALVALAGGAWIERDYLAYMANKLRGSSQTAAKPLVQNKGVPVTLSAAKQGDFPVYLDELGTVQAQNTVTVRAQVTGQITKIGFTQGHMVNKGDLLAQIDPRPYEAALAQANGQLARDQASLKDAQMDLNRDTVLVQQKAVPQQTLDTQAALVAQDQGSVAADEASVQVAQINLAFCRIVSPVTGRAGFRLVDEGNLVQPSSTGGIVSVQQVQPISVVFPVAQDEIPAVGKALDTGRAPVLAMAEDGHTVLSRGTLSYTNNQVDAATGTISLKATFPNEDNALWPGQSVTVRLLLDTLKDVTLISEDAVQHGPDGLFAYIAGDDGKAQMRPIKVAQTGSGQAVVSDGIKPGEKAVTDGAYGVQPGALLDATSNPATPATPAQPPAATGTDGAQTSSIPPVGGAQSAQAQK
- the doeB gene encoding N(2)-acetyl-L-2,4-diaminobutanoate deacetylase DoeB; this translates as MSSLRPSPIVPTVDFDRDGVQHGFLRLPYSRDDSAWGSVMIPICVIRNGKGPAALLTGGNHGDEYEGPLALYDLTRALDPRHVSGTVIIVPAMNYPAFRAGTRTSPIDKGNMNRSFPGRPDGTVTEKIADYFQRELLPRADIVFDFHSGGRTLDFVPFCAAHTLPDKALEQKAFDAVAAFAAPFSMRMIEIDAVGMYDTAAEEMGKVFVSTELGGGGTSRAQTVGIARRGILNVLRHAGIVDGAVEKTPTQWLDMPSGDCFSFAEDDGMIETMVDLGEPVEKGAVLARIHSTGRTGIAPQEIRAKMSGMLAARHFPGLVKAGDCAAVVAVGVD
- the doeA gene encoding ectoine hydrolase DoeA (DoeA (degradation of ectoine A) is also called EutD (ectoine utilization D).), translated to MQPNLKFSRGEYADRLAKTRKAMEAKGVDLLIVSDPSNMAWLTGYDGWSFYVHQAVIVPPSGEPVWYGRGQDANGAKRTAYLAHDNIVGYADHYVQSTERHPMDFLSSVLADRGWGKLTIGVEMDNYWFSAAAFASLQKHLPNARFIDATALVNWQRAVKSPTEIDYMRKAARIVEAMHQRIVDKIEVGMRKCDLVAEIYDAGTRGVDGPDGKIGGDYPAIVPLLPSGADASAPHLTWDDQPMKRGEGTFFEIAGCYHRYHCPLSRTVFLGKPTQEFLEAEKATLEGMEAGLAAAKPGNACEDIANAFFAVLKKYGIVKDNRTGYSIGLSYPPDWGERTMSLRPGDRTELKPGMTFHFMTGLWLETMGLEITESILITETGVECLANVPRKLVVKD
- the eutC gene encoding ectoine utilization protein EutC — its product is MSRMTILTEAELRKIIPLDFDAVACVENAFRALATLPVAMPPILRLDIPEHRGEVDVKTAYVPGIDGFAIKISPGFFDNPKLGLPSINGMMVLLSSKTGLIEALLLDNGYLTDIRTAAAGAVAARHLSRPDSSVAAIFGAGVQAGLQLEALMLVRPIAEARIWARDLAKAEATAAALREKLGIVVRAEADASKAAAGADIIVTTTPSSEPLVKAGFISAGQHITAMGSDAEHKNEIAPAILRMADLYVADSARQTRRLGELHHAISAGVMGADTDVTELGQIIAGERRGRRSASDITIADLTGTGVQDTAIATLARDRARAANAGTIFES
- the eutB gene encoding hydroxyectoine utilization dehydratase EutB — its product is MSIHSITLQHIRAARERIANKIERTPIVLSHSLSEQFGVPVYLKFEHRQTTGSFKLRGASNAIAMFSNEEKARGVVAASTGNHGRALAHAAKLEGMRAVISMSRLVPGNKLDEIRRLGAEIRIVGNSQDDAQQEVERLVAQEGLVMLPPFDHPAVIAGQGTLGLEIIEQVREAALVLVPLSGGGLASGIAAAVKGVSPRTRIIGVSMARGAAMKASLDAGRPVLVDELPTLADSLGGGIGLDNRLTFAMCRDLLDDVILLGEDEIAAGIRHAYAQEREIVEGAGAVGIAALLAGKVKVSGPVVVLISGRNIDMNVHRQIVCGEAIAERIA